One Peromyscus leucopus breed LL Stock chromosome 20, UCI_PerLeu_2.1, whole genome shotgun sequence genomic region harbors:
- the LOC114694383 gene encoding apolipoprotein L3-like, producing the protein MGSPERKRFIKFVVEHLLDTWSTEALHHLLTEEEAWKQLVEEADLSREEEVFLRKALEEIVADPDVEDEDNLQNDLQDKKRFLEVYPQVKLELEQQIGKLRALADKIDKVHRDCTITQVVAGSTGAVSGVLTILGLALAPVTAGLSLGLSATGLGLGVGAAMTSVSTTIVEKVRTASVEAEASQLVPTSKDPGKVIKEILESTPRLLFVSKNSFRNLEVIKKNIDAIKLAKANTRLASNAKRLMTTGRVSARNTRQVQKAFGGTALAMSKGARIMGAATAGLFLVLDVVSLVQDSKHLYEGAKTESAAKLRQQAQNLEQKLQELIRVHDRLTK; encoded by the exons ATGGGCTCCCCAG AGAGGAAACGCTTCATTAAGTTTGTGGTTGAGCATCTCCTGGACACGTGGAGCACAGAGGCCCTGCATCACCTGCTGACTGAAGAGGAAGCCTGGAAACAGCTTGTGGAAGAAGCCGATTTGTCCAG GGAAGAGGAGGTTTTCTTGCGTAAAGCTCTTGAAGAGATCGTTGCAGATCCTGATGTAGAAGATGAAGACAATCTCCAAAATGACCTGCAGGACAAGAAAAGGTTTTTGGAAGTTTATCCTCAGGTGAAACTGGAGCTTGAGCAGCAGATCGGGAAGCTGCGCGCCCTTGCAGACAAGATTGACAAGGTGCACAGGGACTGCACCATCACACAAGTGGTGGCCGGCTCCACCGGTGCTGTGTCCGGAGTCCTGACCATCCTTGGTCTCGCTCTGGCACCCGTGACAGCAGGACTCAGTCTGGGACTTTCAGCCACAGGCttgggactgggggtgggagcagCTATGACTAGTGTGTCCACAACCATTGTAGAAAAGGTCAGAACGGCCTCTGTGGAAGCTGAAGCCAGCCAGCTGGTGCCAACCAGCAAGGACCCAGGGAAGGTCATTAAAGAAATTTTGGAGAGCACCCCCAGGCTTCTTTTTGTATCCAAGAATTCCTTCCGGAACCTGGAAGTCATCAAGAAGAACATTGATGCCATCAAGCTGGCCAAAGCTAACACTCGCCTAGCATCTAATGCCAAGCGTCTCATGACCACAGGGAGGGTGTCAGCCCGAAACACTAGACAGGTGCAGAAAGCCTTTGGAGGCACAGCTCTGGCAATGTCCAAAGGAGCCCGGATCATGGGTGCAGCTACCGCAGGTCTCTTCCTGGTGCTGGATGTGGTCAGCCTTGTGCAAGACTCAAAGCATTTGTACGAGGGTGCGAAGACAGAGTCTGCGGCAAAGTTGAGGCAGCAGGCTCAGAACCTGGAGCAGAAGTTGCAGGAGCTCATCAGGGTTCATGACAGGCTGACAAAGTGA
- the LOC114694351 gene encoding apolipoprotein L2-like: MVWILLLAAWTRDPAVDTMEPSACEGSPGSRNFVKEAAEYLQHTPPGREDLQLLLTEDGAWENFVAEAELSRADADTLRDALNALTENMAKEDQDRLQRDLQDVERFVDKFPQVKLELEQHIRKLHALADKIDKVHRDCTISKVVAGSTSTVSGVLTLLGLALVPVTAGASLGLLAMGMGLGAAAAVTSVSTGIVDYTNESSARTRASHLVSTSMDRVRMVAEAVVHSGPQVYQLSESCCRVLRCLQQSIYAIKLAKANPALAASAKRLLTMGRIPAQSGEQAKKAFRGTALAMSRRAWVMNIATTGVSLTEDVISLVKESKRLHEGAKAESAEELRQQAQELEEKLEVLIQIHESLQSGSNQ; the protein is encoded by the exons ATGGTCTGGATTCTCCTCCTTGCAGCTTGGACCAGAGACCCTGCAGTTGACACCATGGAGCCATCAGCCTGCGAGGGCTCCCCAG GGAGCCGAAACTTCGTCAAGGAAGCCGCTGAGTACCTCCAGCACACGCCGCCGGGTAGGGAAGATCTGCAGCTGCTGCTGACGGAAGATGGAGCCTGGGAGAACTTTGTGGCTGAGGCCGAGTTGTCCAG AGCTGATGCAGATACATTACGCGACGCTCTCAACGCCCTCACAGAAAACATGGCCAAGGAAGACCAAGACAGGCTCCAACGTGACCTGCAGGACGTGGAGAGGTTTGTGGATAAGTTTCCTCAGGTGAAACTGGAGCTTGAGCAGCACATCAGGAAGCTGCACGCCCTTGCAGACAAGATTGACAAGGTGCACAGGGACTGTACCATCTCCAAGGTGGTGGCCGGCTCCACCAGCACTGTGTCCGGAGTCCTGACCCTCCTTGGCCTCGCTCTGGTACCTGTGACAGCTGGGGCCAGTCTGGGGCTCTTGGCAATGGGGATGGGCCTGGGAGCAGCAGCGGCTGTGACTAGTGTCTCCACTGGTATCGTGGACTACACAAATGAGTCGTCGGCCAGAACGAGAGCCAGCCACCTGGTATCAACCAGCATGGACAGAGTGAGGATGGTTGCGGAGGCAGTGGTCCATTCAGGGCCCCAAGTCTACCAGTTGTCTGAGAGTTGCTGCCGAGTCCTGCGATGCCTTCAACAGAGCATCTACGCCATCAAGCTCGCCAAAGCCAACCCTGCCTTAGCAGCCAGTGCTAAGCGCCTCTTGACCATGGGGCGCATCCCTGCCCAAAGTGGAGAGCAGGCGAAGAAAGCCTTTAGGGGCACTGCTCTGGCAATGAGCAGAAGAGCCTGGGTCATGAATATAGCCACCACAGGTGTGTCCCTCACTGAGGATGTCATCAGCCTTGTGAAAGAATCCAAGCGATTGCATGAGGGGGCAAAAGCCGAGTCGGCTGAGGAGTTGAGGCAGCAGgctcaggagctggaggagaaaTTGGAGGTGCTCATCCAGATCCATGAGAGTTTGCAGTCAGGCTCAAATCAGTAA